ttcaataaaacttaaaaatgagcaaaagtCCTCATGTTAATCACTTAGTCTACCACAGAAGTACATGTCCCATATTTTGATGCCCGTGTCAAGCAGAATACTGTTGACGACAGTAAATAAGTACGTTAAGATTATTTAATATAGCACCTTTCACACAACAAAGTCATAAAGTACCTAACAAGagtaaaaatacttaaaataagaCATCAGACAATAATAGTTAAAgataatacaaaaacaaaatgagacaaaagaaTCAATGATCAACCGCAAGCAACAACAgatctaaaaacacaccaaatcaCCAACACTagacagcagaaacagagaccTTGGAGGCTATGCTATCTGAAGCTACGATAAGGACGGATTGTATCTGCATTTTGTGTTAAATATAGTTTGCCATCCAGTTCTCCTCAAAACAACTAGTCAGTCTCATTAGGTTTAAAGgacaaacacagctgaacatCATCAGCATAACAATGATAAGAAATATTCTTAAAGTTTGCTGATAATACCCCCTAAGGGAAACATGTACAAGGAAAATATTATGGGGCCCAGAACAGAACCTTGAGGTACACCACAGGACAAAGCAGCTGATTTAGATGTGTAGAGACGACGCGACACAGATAAACCCCCACCCACTGCCTAAGCCTTTCAGTCAGGACACTGTGATTGATAGTATTAAAGGTCCAGCAACATTAAAACAGTGCATTCACCCACATCAGACAACATCATTAGACTGCCCACCAGATCAATCAGGTCTGGCAGGAAAATTTGAGAATAATATTACAAAATTCATTCAgtgtcattaaaaaaatcagCCGCTAAGTTGCACAAAGCCTCATCTACATGAATGTTACAATCGCCAACCATAATATCAATGTCCAGcataatgatataaaataaacaaacatgaaaatcaggAGGGTCAGTgaatcaaaacacaacaaactggATTTGACGGCACAAACGTCGTTATCTGCAGTTCAAACGATGAGAAAACTCGCTGTTCTCACTCACTGTTTGATTTGGGAATCGACTCTCAAAACCCCATAGAGCGCTGATGAAAGAACATTCTGGCAGGCACAGTTCAATAAGGGGGACATATTCCATACTCCTACGCCAAGTCTGTGTCAGAAACTCAAATTCTCTGGCGCTCTGGTGCCTCAACTGGTGGAGCGTGTGCCTTATGGCCTAACCATAAACCTGGGTTTGATTCCAGCCTGTCGCCCTGTGCTTGGTGCCAAGTGTTGTAATGGAATGTGCAAAATACTGAAGAAAGGTCTGTAAAAGTGCCGTGTATTCTGCAGGATGTGTCCTGGCTGGTTTAAACCACTTCTGCAGATAACCCCCCACTGCCCTACAGCAATAAAAGGACAACGCCTGTTGGGCTTCTCTGAGCTTCTCTAACAGGCTGCATGACCACTCTGTGACTGTTTGCTCCTCTTTGCAAAGAATAAAACCCACAAAGACAGTTTTGGTGACTCTGTTCATTCAGAGATAGTTTTTCCAGCTCAGTGTCCTCTTCAGAAGTTTCTCACTTCAGTGAAAATTGTTCCCTCCACTAAGCACTGATTTAATGTCGTGAGGCCAATCTCAGAATGAACTCTATGAACCTCTGCCATGGTTGTGTGCTACATGATTGTGGCTGTTTCTATGATGCCGGACTGCCCTGAATGTacattaactgaaataaaaaaaatttcccagggaacacaaaacacatttcatgtgaAGGCCAAAGTAGTCTTCAAAACAGAGATCTTTCCGTGACCCTTATGCGGCTCAGTTTATGTCACCTGACCAATCTAACATGCTGTAATATCAGGCCCAGAATCAGATAACTAGACCACAGCACTCAGCCCTCCTCTCACCAGGTCTGATCCCTTCAGAAATCAGAACAGTGAATAGTGATGTCAGGCAGAAATAACAACTGTTTCTGTGTTGcaatcacaaaataaaatccacctGAGTTGCAGCGTTGATAGATTGTAGGTTTTCTTTCTAAagttgtgaaatatgaaaaatttgTGAACTTTCATTCTATAGTTTTTAATGGAGTTCTGTTGGCTGAGCCTAAAAGACAGTTTAAGGCTGATATAAAATCTCAGTAGACTGAGCTGTTTttgatttcttgtgttttccagTTAGGTTTTCAGACATGGATACTCTGTGTGCTCTGATTTCTGCAGGTTTATATTTGATGAAAAATTGTTTCAAGCTGCTCAGTTATTTTGGTGAAATCTTCATATGTAGTTTTGGCCAGTTTGATCTGAtctgttgtctttgttctcTCTGGGCAATGTTCCAACTTTGGCTAAACCGGTGCCGGCTCTGCATCAGGCACTGCTCCATTTCCATCACACAGTAGCAATTTTTCACTCAGTTCCCCTGTCCTCTCTAGAGAGGGCTGTGCAGCTGTAGTAACTCTGACCAATGAGCAAAAAGAAATGGTTTACCACTCAGACTCTGCCCCTCTTACTCCCATGAACAATCTACACCTCCTCCTAATTTGCAATTCTGCCTCCTTTGCAGTTTATTGTGGGATTGGCTAAAAAACAATGTATGCTTTGTAACTTTAGGTCCTCCACATGAAGTGACtttgaaaacaaatgcagttttGCTACTCATTACACAAGACCATCCACCTCAGGGACAGTTAGAGgcattaaatacacacacaaaaacaccttAAAGCTTTCCAAGAAATACACAAAGATAGCACAAATAAATCCAAGATTAACCAATCTAACATTAACTActaaatgctgaaaatgttgaaaatatccTGCACATCTACATATGGTGAATAACCAAACTgtgtattatttacattatcTATTAACATTAGAACAAACCATAGAAATCAAATACCTTCACTGTGTGATAAAGTttcaatgtttttaatgttacaaactttttaaaagcatGTCTGATTTTTGACAACTTGAGACCATAAATCATTGGATTTACAAGAGGTTGAGTCAGTCCATACAATGACAAAACAGCACGCAGCTCAAGTGGAATAAAAGTCATGTCAAATCTTTGAGTGATCATGTTATAAAAACAGGCTGAGACAAAGCTGATGAGTGAAACTAAATGTGGAGTGCAGGTATCAAAAGCTTTCATCCTGGTCTCCTCTGAagcttttaaacacacagccaaaataTTAACgtaagagaagaaaatgaagctgagaggagcagaaacagtgaaaataagGCCAAAAACTATATCATTAACATACGACACAGTTCTATCTGGTGAACAAGACAGTTCAAGTACTAGATGGTTCTGACATAAAACATCATTGATAATCCTCCCACAAAACTTCAAACGAAAAGTGAACGACAGTAAAACTCCAACTTCTACAAAAGAAACTATCCAAATAACAAGAATGAccttttctacttttctttctgtcattaaGACATTGTAATATAAAGGtttacaaatacatacatatctGTCATAAGCCATTATTGTCAAAGTGCCAAATTCAACAGCTACATATGTTTGAATATTAAATATCTGAATGAAGCAGTAAAATGTGGAAATTTCATGAGTCTCTGATAAAGAATGTACCATAATGCAGGGCAATGCAGATGTGCTGCCGTATATTTcattcacaaacaaactacacaGGAAGAGATACATGGGCTCATGCAGATTTCTGTCAACATATATAATGACAATAAGAACAGTGTTGGAAAATATAACTAATATGTATAATAGCATTGCCAGGAAAAAATACAGGTACTTAATGTTTCCTAAGTTACCGTACAGAGCCAAGACAAATGACACAATCTGTGTGGAGTTCTCCATGATCCCAGTAACAGATAAAAACATATGACTGCAAATTTAGAAAGAAATGCAGTGTTTCAACCCATGTGCTTCACAAGaatagagaagagaaaaaatgcAGTTATAGCACATTGACACAATAAAGTCTGCTCTTGTACTATTAGACATTTTTAGTAGAGGTTCTTCTATATGAAAACATTGTATAAGAGCCTGTTTAAAAGCATGAGCAATATAAGACCTTGAATAGCTGTGATGAATGTGTCTGACAGCCAGCAGTGAGGTAAGACTCTGCATGTGCTCCTCCCTTCCCAACTGagacaaacacaagctgctgctgagctttatacttatttttcagcatgtaaacacatgaCTAGCACACCAAGGAGTTAATTAAGATGAGGCTGATTTTTGCATTGACTAGCACAGTGTTTAGATGTAGAAAGTACACATTCTGTGTGTTGGCCACATGTTTCTTGTCCTCTGAACAAAGTGCTcactctctgaactcagtttgcAGAGTCCCTAAGTTTCATAcctacagtccctgacaaaagtcttgtcgcttaccgaagttgttggaacaacaaataataacttgacttgtagttgatcaattggaatctgaaatggtttatatgaaaggcaaaggcctctggattatgtgtattgtaccaaaataaggttttgtatcattcattgagttttatcatttaattagaacagaaaggtcagatttggcttggacaaaagtcttgtcgtgcctttaaatgattcaaccaatcacagattagagcttcacctgtgacaaatactgtaattaacaCATTCCCAGGTGTGTATAAAAAGAACCCCAGCACACCAGACCTTCATCTGAAGTGCAACCTGACCTCTCACAAATGCCAAAGATTCAACCACAGATCAAAGTGCTGATCATCAAGGACCTGAAGACCAAGTCTGCCGCTGAGGTGGCAGACATCTTCAGTGTATCCAAACGTCCAGTGGAGAggataagaaaacaatttgaagaaactGCTGAAGTTCATGACAAGCCCAGGTCAGGCAGACCCCGTAAGACAACTGTTGGAGAGGACCGTTTGTTGCTTCGACAGTCCAGGGCCAGCCCTTTTTCAACTGCAGCGGAGCTGCATGAGAAGTGGTCACCAGAAACCCCTGTATCTTGAAGAACAGTTTGTCGAATTCTCTCACGCAGTGGTCTCCATGGCCAAATTAGTGCTCAGAAACCAGCATTAAACAGAAGGCAACTAAAAAATCGTgttgcatttgcaaaggcccacagcttggtgaaaggatggacagaggaaaagtggcagaaggtagatttttctgatgaatcatCCATTGAACTGCATCCCAAACGCAGCAAATACTGCAGAAGACCCGTTGGAACCCACATGGATCCAAGATTCACccagaaaacagtcaagtttggtggaggaaaaatcatGGTTTGGGGTTACATCCAGTATGGGGGTGTGCGagagatctgcagagtggatggaaacatcaacagcctgaaatatcaacaaattcttGCTGCCCACTACATTCGAAACCACAAGAGAGGGCAAATTCTTCAGCAGGATGGCGCTGCTCCTCAtacttcagcctccacatcaaagTTTCTGAAAGCGAAGAAGGTCAAGGTGCTCCAGGATTGGCCAGCCCAGTCACCAGACATGAACATTACTGAGCATGTCTGGGgtaagatgaaggaggaggcttGGAAGATGAAACCAAAGAATCTTGATGATCTCTGGGAGTCCTGCAAGACTGCTTTCTTTGCCATTCCAGATgacttcatcaataaattatttgaggCGTATGGATGCAGTCCTCCAAGCTCATGGGGGTCATACACGATATTAATTCTTTTTCTCAAGGGACCATAGCTTTATACTGTGATGTTATtgtagcatgtttgtgtattttgtccaagccaaatctgacctttctgttctaattaaatgataaaactcaatgaatgatacaaaaccttattttggtacaatacacataatccagaggcctttgccttcCATATaaaccatttcagattccaattgatcaactacaagtcaagttattatttgttgttccaacaacttcggtaagcgacaagacttttgtcagggactgtatgTGGTAAAAGCACCCCTGGACCAAGCTTTCCGGCCACCAGAGGTCAATGTGTGGCACATGACCCCCACAACTTCAGGTTAATATCAGCAGAGTTCCCCCACTACCCTTTTTATCCCTTGGCTCCTCTTCTTTCCTGGCCCCTGCAGGGGGTCCAGCTCCAGCCTAAATGTGGCCTGTACCAAGCACACTACCTTTTCTTGGCAGTGACAAGTTTactcagcgccagcaggtatgacccaaagtctgccagctgatcttacaagcaaacacaaccacacaagcAGTTAGCACCAAGTGGCTAgctatcaaggaacaaaggagcgacgGGATTCCTCCACCTGcgaccaggacagcaaggacaaagaaccataaaccttcttccagcctgacTCACCAACACATTTGCCAgttaagaaagcagcacactgaaggacctctctttcttcccttttaaggactggcaACAAACTCTAACTGAGCACATACATAGCAAAGCACAACTATTGGTGATCAATATGGTTATTTGGTTGTgattattaagttaattatcaataataataccAAATAATAATTGCCAGATAATTTAGTTTCCTAAATGAAATTGAACCAGTTAGATTACaatctttttcttaatttcacaAAGTGATGCCCATATCACGGTGGACTTAACATTAAGTCCAATTAATCAATCTAATCATTAATCAGCTCTGGTAATTATTAATTAGTtgtgatagccaaattgccccagaaacGGTGCAAAACCTTGGTATATTTTGATGGCCGTGTCAGGCAGAGTGCTGCCAACAACATACTCtggtgccccgtgtgaggcagTATACTGTTGgcaattattcattaattaaaaatgagcaaaagtCCTCATGTTAATCACTAGTCTACCACAGAAGTACATGTCCCATATTTTGATGCCCATGTCAAGCAGAATACTGTTGACGACAGTAAATAAGTACGTTAAGATTATTTAATATAGCACCTTTCACACAACAAAGTCATAAAGTACCTAACAAGagtaaaaatacttaaaataagaCATCAGACAACAATAGTTAAAGATAATGACCCTAAGTACTTAAAATCCTCCACCTTCTTTATCTCTTCTCCCTGTAACCTCACTCTTCCACTTGGGtccctctcattcacacacatgtattcCGTCTTGCTGTGGCTAACATTCATTCCTCTCCTTTCCAGGGCAAACCTCCACCTCTCTagcttctcctccacctgttcCCTGCTCTCACTACAGATCACAATGTCATCTGCAAACATCATAGTCCATGGAGATTCCTGTCTAACCTcgtctgtcagcctgtccatCACCATAGCGAACAAGAAGGGGCTCAGAGCTGATCCCTGATGCAGTCCCACCTCCACCTTGAACTCCTCTGTCACACCTACAGCACACCTCTCCACTGTCTTACAGTCCTCATATATGTCCTGCACCGCTCTAACATCCTTCTCTGCCACTCCAGACTTCCTCATACAATACCACAGTTCCTCTCTGGGTACCCTGTCATGAGCTTTCTCCAGATCTACAAAGACACAATGCAGCTCCCTCTGACCTTCTCTGTACTTCTCTATCAACATCCTCAAAGCAAATACTGCATCTGTAGTACTCTTTTTTGGCATGAAACCATACTGCTGCTCACAAATGCTCACTTCTGCCCTTAGTCTAGCTTCAACTACTCTTTCCCATAACTTCATTGTATGACTCATCAGCTTTATTCCTCTGTAGTTGCCACAACTCTGCACATCTCCCTTGTTCTTAAAAATGGGCACCAGCACACTTCTCCTCCATTCCTCAGGCATCTTCTCACTATCTAAGATCCTGTTGAACAACCCAGTCAGAAACTCTACTGCCACCTCTCCTAGATACTTCCATACCTCCACAGGTATATCATCAGGACCGAGTGTCTTTccactcttcatcctcttcaatGCCCTCCTCACTTCATCCTTACTAATCTTTGCTACTTCCTGGTCCACAACAGTCACCTCTTCTACTCTTCGTTCTCTCTCATTTTGTTCATTCATCAACTCTTCAAAGTACTCTTTCCATCTTCCCATCACACTACTGGCACCTTTCAATACACTTCCATCCGTATCCTTAATCACCCTAACCTGCTGCACGTCCTtcccatctctgtctctctgccttgcCAACCTGTATAGATCAGTCTCTCCCTCCTTACTGTCCAACCTAGCATACAAGTCATCGTAAGCCCCTTGTTTGGCCATTGCCACCTCTACTTTCACCTTACGCTGCATCTCCCTGTACTCCTGTCTTCAGTCCTCTCAGTGTCCCACTTCTTCTTAGCTAACCTCTTTCCCTGTATACACTCCTGCACTTCCTCATTCCACCACCAAGTCTCCTTATCTACTTTCCTTCCAGATGACACACCAAGTACTCTGCTACCTGTCTCCCTGATCACATTAGCTGTAGTTGTCCAGTCATCTGGAAGCACCTCCTGACCACCCAGAGCCTGTCTCAACTCCTTCCTAAAAGTCATGCAACACTCTTCCTTTTTCAGCTTCCAC
This region of Pempheris klunzingeri isolate RE-2024b chromosome 10, fPemKlu1.hap1, whole genome shotgun sequence genomic DNA includes:
- the LOC139208703 gene encoding olfactory receptor 13C4-like, whose product is MENSTQIVSFVLALYGNLGNIKYLYFFLAMLLYILVIFSNTVLIVIIYVDRNLHEPMYLFLCSLFVNEIYGSTSALPCIMVHSLSETHEISTFYCFIQIFNIQTYVAVEFGTLTIMAYDRYVCICKPLYYNVLMTERKVEKVILVIWIVSFVEVGVLLSFTFRLKFCGRIINDVLCQNHLVLELSCSPDRTVSYVNDIVFGLIFTVSAPLSFIFFSYVNILAVCLKASEETRMKAFDTCTPHLVSLISFVSACFYNMITQRFDMTFIPLELRAVLSLYGLTQPLVNPMIYGLKLSKIRHAFKKFVTLKTLKLYHTVKVFDFYGLF